Proteins co-encoded in one Falco rusticolus isolate bFalRus1 chromosome 14, bFalRus1.pri, whole genome shotgun sequence genomic window:
- the LOC119157490 gene encoding V-set and immunoglobulin domain-containing protein 4-like isoform X1 — protein sequence MRVLVRAALLLSPLLVCNAFLDLTGPSEVKGVWKGSATLPCTYVPVKGFVQQTLKWTVVHDHSSSTVFWRDGSDDNILLSKYRGRVSVPRDTPGNVSLHIQNLQISDRGTYACRVTWRASNNSLIAKEITTEVEVVKVAVTKPVIRAGELGLAVPAGARTSLTCVADGSPPISYRWFRSTPGGKALLLSSQAELAWDSLQPSDAGKYYCEAENRAGARAVQQSDTVELTVRALPTTTVASQSDVGTSGRHHSSTEKNQTELVFGGTSGIPWTSLGSTVVTDLPVTVATSWKGVGNSEKNSTTQNVQRTHLPLYLVILIAVVCSAVVFLVIFLIICIRKPKDARVYEVKFHNSRAAASSGCESTGHYEEPISCTENNYVMEPVKNQGSEEINTKENEYVCVENTQESEYEVGDAV from the exons ATGCGAGTGCTGGtaagagcagctctgcttctgagTCCTCTTCTTGTCTGCAACG cttttctggaCCTGACTGGCCCCAGTGAGGTCAAAGGTGTATGGAAGGGGTCTGCCACCTTGCCGTGTACCTATGTGCCTGTGAAGGGCTTTGTGCAGCAAACCCTCAAGTGGACTGTGGTACATGaccacagctccagcacagTCTTTTGGAGGGATGGCTCTGATGACAACATTCTCCTGTCCAAGTACAGGGGCAGGGTCAGCGTTCCGAGGGACACCCCAGGGAACGTGTCTCTCCACATCCAGAACCTGCAGATCTCTGACAGGGGAACCTACGCTTGCCGGGTCACCTGGAGAGCCAGCAACAACAGCCTGATAGCAAAAGAGATCACCACTGAAGTGGAGGTTGTTAAAG TTGCTGTGACCAAGCCCGTCATCAGGGCgggtgagctggggctggcagtgccgGCAGGAGCCAGGACCAGCCTGACCTGTGTGGCCGACGGGTCCCCCCCCATCAGCTACCGCTGGTTCAGGAGCACCCCGGGAGGGAAAGCCCTGCTCctgagcagccaggctgagctggcGTGGGACAGCCTGCAGCCCTCCGACGCCGGGAAGTACTACTGTGAGGCAGAGAacagggctggagccagggcagTGCAGCAGAGCGACACCGTTGAGCTGACAGTGAGAG CTCTGCCCACCACAACAGTGGCCTCTCAGAGCGATGTGGGAACCTCGGGAAGACATCACTCCAGCACAG aaaaaaaccaaacagagcTGGTGTTTGGAGGTACCTCAGGAATCCCTTGGACATCACTGGGCTCCACTGTTGTCacag atCTGCCCGTAACAGTAGCAACTTCTTGGAAAGGTGTGggaaattcagaaaagaattCTACAACTCAGA ATGTCCAGAGGACTCACCTGCCCCTGTACCTGGTCATCCTGATTGCTGTGGTCTGCAGTGCTGTTGTTTTCCTTGTCATCTTTCTTATCATTTGCATTAGAAAGCCCAAAGATG CTCGGGTCTATGAAGTAAAATT ccaTAACTCGAgagcagcagcttcttcagGGTGTGAAAGTACAGGTCATTATGAGGAACCCATCTCCTGCACTGAAAACAACTATGTGATGGAGCCTGTGAAAAACCAAGgatctgaagaaataaatacaaaagagaaTGAATATGTCTGTGTTGAAAATACCCAGGAATCTGAATATGAAGTAGGGGATGCTGTATGA
- the LOC119157490 gene encoding V-set and immunoglobulin domain-containing protein 4-like isoform X2: MRVLVRAALLLSPLLVCNAFLDLTGPSEVKGVWKGSATLPCTYVPVKGFVQQTLKWTVVHDHSSSTVFWRDGSDDNILLSKYRGRVSVPRDTPGNVSLHIQNLQISDRGTYACRVTWRASNNSLIAKEITTEVEVVKVAVTKPVIRAGELGLAVPAGARTSLTCVADGSPPISYRWFRSTPGGKALLLSSQAELAWDSLQPSDAGKYYCEAENRAGARAVQQSDTVELTVRALPTTTVASQSDVGTSGRHHSSTDLPVTVATSWKGVGNSEKNSTTQNVQRTHLPLYLVILIAVVCSAVVFLVIFLIICIRKPKDARVYEVKFHNSRAAASSGCESTGHYEEPISCTENNYVMEPVKNQGSEEINTKENEYVCVENTQESEYEVGDAV; this comes from the exons ATGCGAGTGCTGGtaagagcagctctgcttctgagTCCTCTTCTTGTCTGCAACG cttttctggaCCTGACTGGCCCCAGTGAGGTCAAAGGTGTATGGAAGGGGTCTGCCACCTTGCCGTGTACCTATGTGCCTGTGAAGGGCTTTGTGCAGCAAACCCTCAAGTGGACTGTGGTACATGaccacagctccagcacagTCTTTTGGAGGGATGGCTCTGATGACAACATTCTCCTGTCCAAGTACAGGGGCAGGGTCAGCGTTCCGAGGGACACCCCAGGGAACGTGTCTCTCCACATCCAGAACCTGCAGATCTCTGACAGGGGAACCTACGCTTGCCGGGTCACCTGGAGAGCCAGCAACAACAGCCTGATAGCAAAAGAGATCACCACTGAAGTGGAGGTTGTTAAAG TTGCTGTGACCAAGCCCGTCATCAGGGCgggtgagctggggctggcagtgccgGCAGGAGCCAGGACCAGCCTGACCTGTGTGGCCGACGGGTCCCCCCCCATCAGCTACCGCTGGTTCAGGAGCACCCCGGGAGGGAAAGCCCTGCTCctgagcagccaggctgagctggcGTGGGACAGCCTGCAGCCCTCCGACGCCGGGAAGTACTACTGTGAGGCAGAGAacagggctggagccagggcagTGCAGCAGAGCGACACCGTTGAGCTGACAGTGAGAG CTCTGCCCACCACAACAGTGGCCTCTCAGAGCGATGTGGGAACCTCGGGAAGACATCACTCCAGCACAG atCTGCCCGTAACAGTAGCAACTTCTTGGAAAGGTGTGggaaattcagaaaagaattCTACAACTCAGA ATGTCCAGAGGACTCACCTGCCCCTGTACCTGGTCATCCTGATTGCTGTGGTCTGCAGTGCTGTTGTTTTCCTTGTCATCTTTCTTATCATTTGCATTAGAAAGCCCAAAGATG CTCGGGTCTATGAAGTAAAATT ccaTAACTCGAgagcagcagcttcttcagGGTGTGAAAGTACAGGTCATTATGAGGAACCCATCTCCTGCACTGAAAACAACTATGTGATGGAGCCTGTGAAAAACCAAGgatctgaagaaataaatacaaaagagaaTGAATATGTCTGTGTTGAAAATACCCAGGAATCTGAATATGAAGTAGGGGATGCTGTATGA
- the LOC119157362 gene encoding V-set and immunoglobulin domain-containing protein 4-like isoform X1: MGEVVRIVVFVMAFISCNALLDLSGVPQVKGTWMATTTLPCAYMPSEGFTQQMLSWSIERDHRTSTIFRRDDSGDHILLAQFRDRVSVPKHSPGNASLLIENLEMPDSGHYTCKVIWRSENNSLVTKEVTTVVKVVKVAVTKPVIRAGELGLAVPAGARTSLTCVADGSPPISYRWFRSTPGGKALLLSSQAELAWDSLQPSDAGKYYCEAENRAGARAVQQSDTVELTVRGSPVTQQPSAGTDRHARPPLTPRGSGTQQVPTGTPQTAPAAPLYALPAALGGAALGALVAALLRRRPGKKEPLYEVAFCSTADVMRLETDVEVPVKCLHKKTNCKTETFNDTFTVKDDSHNSVYIRKNPEYENLVSAMESEYETERI, encoded by the exons aTGGGAGAAGTTGTGCGGATAGTGGTGTTTGTGATGGCTTTCATCAGCTGCAATG ccctcctggATCTGTCTGGTGTCCCCCAGGTCAAGGGCACGTGGATGGCAACCACCACTTTACCGTGTGCATACATGCCCTCAGAAGGTTTCACACAGCAAATGCTCAGCTGGAGCATAGAGCGAGACCATAGGACCTCTACCATCTTTCGGAGGGACGATTCTGGTGACCACATCCTGTTGGCTCAGTTCCGAGACCGGGTCAGCGTCCCAAAGCACAGCCCAGGGAACGCCTCACTCCTAATTGAGAACCTCGAAATGCCTGACAGTGGACACTACACCTGTAAAGTCATCTGGAGGTCTGAAAACAACAGCTTGGTAACAAAGGAGGTGACCACTGTGGTTAAAGTAGTCAAAG TTGCTGTGACCAAGCCCGTCATCAGGGCgggtgagctggggctggcagtgccgGCAGGAGCCAGGACCAGCCTGACCTGTGTGGCCGACGGGTCCCCCCCCATCAGCTACCGCTGGTTCAGGAGCACCCCGGGAGGGAAAGCCCTGCTCctgagcagccaggctgagctggcGTGGGACAGCCTGCAGCCCTCCGACGCCGGGAAGTACTACTGTGAGGCAGAGAacagggctggagccagggcagTGCAGCAGAGCGACACCGTTGAGCTGACAGTGAGAG GGTCCCCAGTCACACAGCAGCCCAGTGCTGGGACTGACAGGCACGCCAGACCCCCGCTCACCCCTCGAGGCAGTGGGACCCAGCAAGTGCCCACAG GGACCCCCCAGAccgcgcccgccgcgcccctGTACGCGCTGCCGGCCGCGCTGGGCGGGGCCGCGCTGGGGGCGCTGGTGGCCGCGCTGCTGCGCCGCAGGCCTGGCAAGAAGG aacCTCTCTATGAAGTTGCTTT ctgcagcactgcagatgtcATGAGATTGGAGACTGATGTGGAAGTCCCTGTTAAGTGCCTACACAAGAAGACAAATTGTAAGACTGAAACATTCAATGATACTTTCACTGTGAAAGATGACAGCCACAACAGCGTATACATCAGGAAGAATCCTGAGTATGAGAACCTTGTGAGTGCAATGGAATCAGaatatgaaacagaaagaatttaG
- the LOC119157362 gene encoding V-set and immunoglobulin domain-containing protein 4-like isoform X2, with protein sequence MGEVVRIVVFVMAFISCNALLDLSGVPQVKGTWMATTTLPCAYMPSEGFTQQMLSWSIERDHRTSTIFRRDDSGDHILLAQFRDRVSVPKHSPGNASLLIENLEMPDSGHYTCKVIWRSENNSLVTKEVTTVVKVVKVAVTKPVIRAGELGLAVPAGARTSLTCVADGSPPISYRWFRSTPGGKALLLSSQAELAWDSLQPSDAGKYYCEAENRAGARAVQQSDTVELTVRGSPVTQQPSAGTDRHARPPLTPRGSGTQQVPTEPLYEVAFCSTADVMRLETDVEVPVKCLHKKTNCKTETFNDTFTVKDDSHNSVYIRKNPEYENLVSAMESEYETERI encoded by the exons aTGGGAGAAGTTGTGCGGATAGTGGTGTTTGTGATGGCTTTCATCAGCTGCAATG ccctcctggATCTGTCTGGTGTCCCCCAGGTCAAGGGCACGTGGATGGCAACCACCACTTTACCGTGTGCATACATGCCCTCAGAAGGTTTCACACAGCAAATGCTCAGCTGGAGCATAGAGCGAGACCATAGGACCTCTACCATCTTTCGGAGGGACGATTCTGGTGACCACATCCTGTTGGCTCAGTTCCGAGACCGGGTCAGCGTCCCAAAGCACAGCCCAGGGAACGCCTCACTCCTAATTGAGAACCTCGAAATGCCTGACAGTGGACACTACACCTGTAAAGTCATCTGGAGGTCTGAAAACAACAGCTTGGTAACAAAGGAGGTGACCACTGTGGTTAAAGTAGTCAAAG TTGCTGTGACCAAGCCCGTCATCAGGGCgggtgagctggggctggcagtgccgGCAGGAGCCAGGACCAGCCTGACCTGTGTGGCCGACGGGTCCCCCCCCATCAGCTACCGCTGGTTCAGGAGCACCCCGGGAGGGAAAGCCCTGCTCctgagcagccaggctgagctggcGTGGGACAGCCTGCAGCCCTCCGACGCCGGGAAGTACTACTGTGAGGCAGAGAacagggctggagccagggcagTGCAGCAGAGCGACACCGTTGAGCTGACAGTGAGAG GGTCCCCAGTCACACAGCAGCCCAGTGCTGGGACTGACAGGCACGCCAGACCCCCGCTCACCCCTCGAGGCAGTGGGACCCAGCAAGTGCCCACAG aacCTCTCTATGAAGTTGCTTT ctgcagcactgcagatgtcATGAGATTGGAGACTGATGTGGAAGTCCCTGTTAAGTGCCTACACAAGAAGACAAATTGTAAGACTGAAACATTCAATGATACTTTCACTGTGAAAGATGACAGCCACAACAGCGTATACATCAGGAAGAATCCTGAGTATGAGAACCTTGTGAGTGCAATGGAATCAGaatatgaaacagaaagaatttaG